The following DNA comes from Salvelinus sp. IW2-2015 linkage group LG1, ASM291031v2, whole genome shotgun sequence.
ATGTGGGAGGTGTTTTCAGAGGATTGTAGGTCCATTGCTTTATCTGAGGCAAACGTTCCTTAATATTAGATCAATCTGCACTTGCGGCAGCTGTTTCTTTTACAAATAGACCGCGCACCTATACCCTGCCACCTTGTTTAAGCCGAGGCAGCTGTTTCTGCTTGCGATGAACGGAAAATCCGCCAGTGCTGTTATTATCTCGTCGTCGTTCAGTGCCAGCAGTTGAAAGCATTagtggtgaaacataagataggTGAAACTAAGATTTACAGGTTTTAATGTCCGTTTGGTAGTCTATATCTTGATCGGGCTCATACCAgctttattttccaatgattttgCAGGTTTGCTAATAAGGACTGATAGTAGAGGGCGGGTTACCACGTTCGGGGATTTCTTACATATTCGGCCCCCGACCTCGACCTATATCGTCTGTCTTCTCTTCTTCATCTTCGCGAATTacgggatttgggccttgtccggtgtctgaagtaaatcctttgcgtgaTCCCATCGTTTAAATGAAAAATACCTTGTCGCAGTGAGGTGAGTTCATCGCTGTGTTTAGTTATTGTGTTGTCAGAGAAAGCAGCATTCACAACcaaatgcatttatttatttattcagcaTTTATTTATGCAGGTTTGTCTCACTGACATACTATGTTTTGCAAGAGAGACCMGTTAAAACCTTGATATAGGCTAATAATGACTCGTTTTCAGTCCAGCACATCTGGCTATGCAACTGTTAATATAGCTGGCTTTGAGGATCTCTTCATGTCGTTGATAGACACAAGAGTAGGMCAAGTTGCCCCTAACCACTAGTCCAGGGTCAGATGTTTCTTTAAATCCTCCTGAAGGTTAGATGTTTGGGATGTGAtactctgatcctagatctgtggttaattAAGGGCAAAGCTTCCACCTCAAAGCTGAGACACACGGCTGTAGTCAAAGAGACTACCATTGGCAACAACCATTGGTCTTCTCTTAATACCCTCACACAGGGGGATGTTATTAACTATTAACTAAGCCCTTATGCCAGGAGAAAGGATATACACTGGAAACGTCTGTCTTtcatctctccgtctctttcaTTCGTCTGTTCCATCCCTGGGCAGCACCTCTCTATATCCACAGGCAGAAGCTGCACAACTGTTATTCACAYCGGCTGACGTAATGGTTTTAGAGGACGGGAGCTAGTTGACTTTGTCCCGATGGCACAGATGGTTACAGTGTGGTGTGGAGAAGGCCACCGCTGTGGGTTCAGTTCCAGCTACTGTGAGGGTGGAGAGTTCCACGCCGTGTAGSTAGACWWAAGCACCAGAAGTAGTTAGCACTCCGTACACGTGTAGAATATcccatgacctttgacctctgacctctctttAAGGTTAAGGGTTTTGTGTATTGGTGACACAGGACCAGAGTGTAGCATAAATAAAGARATTTGGCCTCGGTTGAATGAGTAGTANNNNNNNNNNNNNNNNNNNNNNNNNNNNNNNNNNNNNNNNNNNNNNNNNNNNNNNNNNNNNNNNNNNNNNNNNNNNNNNNNNNNNNNNNNNNNNNNNNNNcttttgaatttctagccaaatgtaaaatgttcctgttttgattaatttaatggagtgagttaggtctgctctataccaaattagcattcccccctctctctctctctctctctctgtctctctctcacagttactctctctctctctctctctctccccacctcccttTTTCACACACCATGGTATCAAAGGCCATGGATGTAAACAATCACGGGGGCtggactgtcacacacacactactgctgcTCCAGCACTCCCAAAGTAGGGAAGGTGTCCAGTTTTCTGCCTTGAAACACAGATTAAAGGGTGGACTTTATTGTCCAAGGCCACATCTTATAATCAGTGAAATCCAACATTTTGAAAGACTTTCTCTCAACTTTGATGATAAGTTTTGACAACCTCCAAATACTCGTGCCCAGTCATTATATAAATGCTCAAACACAACTTAAAGATGCAGTCAGTCATGTCAGAAGCTAGCAGGTTCATTATTTACCTAAAACAGCAGCGTATTGCAGTAAAGCTACATCACGTTTTGAAATTACCTTCCCTTGCTTTGTTTAATAACGCTATCATGAATCTAGGAWAGACGTTTTGYGTgtcagagtgcagtatttatttcatttcacAGCACAAACATTKGTTAGCATGTTTCTCACACTGGCTTTAGACACGGAGGGGGCAGGCCTGCCCCGGCTAGTGCAGGGAGGTTGCCTAGAAACAAATGCCTCGGAGGGAGTCTGCATAGCATGACAAATCCCCGTGATTTGTGAATCTGTTCGGACCGAAAAGCTAGTGCGACAGCTAAAATGGCtttgaacaaaacaacatttcagCTAATAGGGAGAAGTATCtaacaaaataactacattattgcAATCATTAATCATAAACGATTTACATGATAGAAATGTTGGTACATTTGTGGACAAAATAATTTTTGAAAGGTTTAAAARAAGAAAATAGCTCACTATCTTTTGACTTAATGTCTTAAAATATTTTTATGTTTGTAGATGTTAAGAGATTGTTCTGCCTGTCTATCACTCATCATCTTCTGATCTGAACTTGACTGTTTACTTACTAGTTCCTGTTTGTTGTCACATCAGTGTGTGAATCGCTCTCTTGACCCTGCCTGCTGGTTCGGCATCACAAGCCTGGCCTCCACTTTCGCTCTGTTCAAAAGGACCCACACCCTAGTGAACAATGAGGCCNNNNNNNNNNNNNNNNNNNNNNNNNNNNNNNNNNNNNNNNNNNNNNNNNNNNNNNNNNNNNNNNNNNNNNNNNNNNNNNNNNNNNNNNNNNNNNNNNNNNNNNNNNNNNNNNNNNNNNNNNNNNNNNNNNNNNNNNNNNNNNNNNNNNNNNNNNNNNNNNNNNNNNNNNNNNNNNNNNNNNNNNNNNNNNNNNNNNNNNNNNNNNNNNNNNNNNNNNNNNNNNNNNNNNNNNNNNNNNNNNNNNNNNNNNNNNNNNNNNNNNNNNNNNNNNNNNNNNNNNNNNNNNNNNNNNNNNNNNNNNNNNNNNNNNNNNNNNNNNNNNNNNNNNNNNNNNNNNNNNNNNNNNNNNNNNNNNNNNNNNNNNNNNNNNNNNNNNNNNNNNNNNNNNNNNNNNNNNNNNNNNNNNNNNNNNNNNNNNNNNNNNNNNNNNNNNNNNNNNNNNNNNNNNNNNNNNNNNNNNNNNNNNNNNNNNNNNNNNNNNNNNNNNNNNNNNNNNNNNNNNNNNNNNNNNNNNNNNNNNNNNNNNNNNNNNNNNNNNNNNNNNNNNNNNNNNNNNNNNNNNNNNNNNNNNNNNNNNNNNNNNNNNNNNNNNNNNNNNNNNNNNNNNNNNNNNNNNNNNNNNNNNNNNNNNNNNNNNNNNNNNNNNNNNNNNNNNNNNNNNNNNNNNNNNNNNNNNNNNNNNNNNNNNNNNNNNNNNNNNNNNNNNNNNNNNNNNNNNNNNNNNNNNNNNNNNNNNNNNNNNNNNNNNNNNNNNNNNNNNNNNNNNNNNNNNNNNNNNNNNNNNNNNNNNNNNNNNNNNNNNNNNNNNNNNNNNNNNNNNNNNNNNNNNNNNNNNNNNNNNNNNNNNNNNNNNNNNNNNNNNNNNNNNNNNNNNNNNNNNNNNNNNNNNNNNNNNNNNNNNNNNNNNNNNNNNNNNNNNNNNNNNNNNNNNNNNNNNNNNNNNNNNNNNNNNNNNNNNNNNNNNNNNNNNNNNNNNNNNNNNNNNNNNNNNNNNNNNNNNNNNNNNNNNNNNNNNNNNNNNNNNNNNNNNNNNNNNNNNNNNNNNNNNNNNNNNNNNNNNNNNNNNNNNNNNNNNNNNNNNNNNNNNNNNNNNNNNNNNNNNNNNNNNNNNNNNNNNNNNNNNNNNNNNNNNNNNNNNNNNNNNNNNNNNNNNNNNNNNNNNNNNNNNNNNNNNNNNNNNNNNNNNNNNNNNNNNNNNNNNNNNNNNNNNNNNNNNNNNNNNNNNNNNNNNNNNNNNNNNNNNNNNNNNNNNNNNNNNNNNNNNNNNNNNNNNNNNNNNNNNNNNNNNNNNNNNNNNNNNNNNNNNNNNNNNNNNNNNNNNNNNNNNNNNNNNNNNNNNNNNNNNNNNNNNNNNNNNNNNNNNNNNNNNNNNNNNNNNCATATGGACAGAGTCTGTAGGGCTTGTAGGGCGGCCATGTTCCAAACACTAAAAGGGAACTACGGGGGTGTATACTGAGAAGTAGAGCTACGAATGTGCTGTCTATGTGGTAGATAGTTGGCTGACTATGGGtgggttgtgtttctgtgtgtgtgtgtgtgtttgtgtgtgcgtgagtgataCTGTGTCGCTCAACGTCTTCCTACTTCTACACCTTTCCCATGAACTGTTGGTCCTATTGGGAAGTACCCAAGACATGATTAAcaatgtgtgtaaaaaaaaaagcctttgaatggggtatggtagtaggtgccaggcgcaccggtttgtgtcaagaactgcaacgctgctgggtttttcacacttaaaaccgtttccagtgtgtatcaagaatggtccaccacccaaaggacatccagccatcttgacacaactgtgggaagcattggagtcaaaatgggccagcatctctgtggaatgttTTCAGCACCTTGTAGGGTCCattccctgacgaattgaggctgttctgagggcaaaaggggggggggtcacgtACACTCACTGTACGTGACCATGTTCCAAAGTACCCTCTTTAGAACGTTTTGGTGTGTTCCCTAGTCAGCTCTTTTTCCAAGCTACGAAAAGATCTAGCAAGCCTCTACACAtttgggaaagggagagagaaggtaggagttggtgtgtgtgtgtgtgtgtgtgtggatgacggtatgtgtgtgtgtggatgacggtatgtgtgtgtgtgtgtgttgggaggatGACAAGTTTCATACTTCTTGGAGATGTTCCTTTCCCCTCTGGGTACTTTTTAATTAGGGGAACGAAAACTGTGCTCTCCAAATTCACATTCGAAAGCTCCAAATCAGTTGTAATAgactggtaacacacacacacacaggcaaacacacacacacctgaggcgCAGACTCCCTAGTTAATGCTACATTTTTTCTCATCCATTTCAATTACTCCTCTCATTATTTATTCCCTCCTCGCTTCCCTGCCCTCTCCTCTGCCTTGCTTCTATGCCTCTTCTCGCCTCGCTTCTCGCCTcgcttctctgcctctcttctgccTCTTCTCTGCTGCCTTCTCCCCgcttctctgcctcctcctctgccttgcttctctgcctccttcccttctctgcccacttcctgcctctcctctgccttgcttctctgcctctcctctgccttcGCTTCTCTTACCTCTCCTCGCCCTcgcttctctgcctctcctctgcctcgCTTCTCTGCCTTCCTCTGCCcgcttctctgctctcctctgcctccttctcgcctctccctcgcctccttctctctctcctctgcctcgcttctctgcctctcctctgcctcgcttctcttctctctctgcctccttctcgtCTTCCTCGCTGTTTCTCTGCCTCCGCTTCTCTGCCTTTCCTGCCTCGCTTCCGCCTCTCCCTGcaaaaagagatagagagagagaagagaagacagcagAATAGTGACCTCTGTCTCACGGGTATTTCCTGCTGAGGCTTAATAGagtctcttcccttcctcctcatcttccctcCTCTTTTCTCGTTCTGTCCATCCCCAGCTCATAAATTCAAGTCTGCTTAATTGACATGACAGCTCCAATTAGAAACACTATTGCCAAAGTGGTTAGGATTTGATCAacagttctctctcgctcttctcctttctccctctttctccttctcccctccctcattCTCCCCCTCCAGCGTATTGCCACAGTCTTCCTATAGCTCCAGTCAtcgctctctccatctttttctcacttcattctctctctttctctctctcttctctctctcctcgtctctctctcctctctctctctcctctctctctctctctctctctctctctcccctatgctACCTCCCGCCTTCTTTGTATTCTCTAACCATGAGTGGTGCGCCTATTGTTATGTAAACGACAAACATTAATCATGTATCCCAAACTAGTCGAGAGATGAAGTCACATATTCTCATCAAATACACAATATACACCTAATACCCtagtgctctctctccctccccctctctctctctcctctctctctctctctccccctctctctctctcctctcctctctcctctccctcttctctctctctctctctctctctctctctctctctctctactctctctctctctctctctctctctcttctctctcctctctctctctctctctcacactcacactcacactcacactcacactcacacacaacccaATCTCATTGCATTGCTCTTGGCCAGTCCTCATCTCTAAAGCCTGGCTAAATTGTGACTCCATATAGCATCAATTATGATAATGGACATGGAAAGTGGGTAGACTAAATGGGCACGCTAAGCTTGTTCCTGTCTATTTGTAACAATGGAAAGTAATGGTGGAGGTGCATTTTTATCCATCTCTCTCATGCACTATTCTAGCACTCACACATTACATAGTGTGGGCATTGCATCCAAAAGGGTGCATCctaaatgacacactattccttAATCACCTCTGGCAGAAAATGTTCCTATACTAgaacagaatagggtgccatttgagatgcagacatTGACTATTCTAGCAGTTACACATCATGATTCAGAAGTAGATTTCTGTCTGGGGGGAAATTGGATGGGCTTTCATCTTGGTTCCTTCCCTTCACATCCGCTAAATGGAAACGAATTAGAGGACATTTAGCAGTGAGATTGGCCACTGATTTACTACcatgattggtgtgtgtgtggtagggaggagggggcagtgtgtatgttgtgtgtatgttgtgtttgtgtgtgtgtgtgtgtgtgtgtgtgtgactatactCCAGAGTAATCTGCAGGTGGAAAACTAATTTGAAACACATTAATCATGGAATTATAGGAGGCAGTTTGACCTGTTCcaaacagaggtgtgtgtgtgtgtgtgtgtgtgagagtgcgtgTTGAATAGGAATTAACTTGGAAGTCAGGGCACCACgacaaaatgttgttttttagagTTGCAATttcccgaatataactcttcagatattttattatcttatcgattacagtcgtctattaatgtagtattacctcatcagtctcattcctgAACGtcacaaacccttggatatctgcacgaaccctagcatcaTAATTCATGAATCAGCGaaatacaaattggcttaattatttaYTTACTAACTTACTAATCATTCAcataattacataaacacacacacaataggtcatacattggttactaacatgataccaagaaaaagtccctagtggatgAAACCGATATGatgcttggtagacaaaggaaaggggtgaggACAGATAAGAAAGAGCAGGAGAACAAAATGAACCcactacatacatacaatacGGTCATAGTAAATATGGGTATTTAGCACCCTTACAACCGCTCCTTTGGATTTTAGAAATGCAATTTACGAGTGAATGACTTTGTCGTCCCTCTCTGTGActgccggtccgtctgctggatagattgtcgacagaaagtctctggtttgtccaccagagatcaaagcCTTCCGTAGTTGTAGGTTTTTATAATGGATACgtcagagtaccattcggaaatgTTCTTCGAGCGGATACGTTTWCCAGACTAAAGTATTTGAACAGCTGCTTCCTGgtctttagtttgtagatttcttcACCATTTCAGCTTGGGGATGATCTTCAAgttctctggtcttgtccttTTGTAGAGTTACAGTTTAAACCATTTTGCAACATCCGGCTCACGCCTTAGTCTGCTTGGTCTATAGAGTGATAGCCATTCCGAGGTGGGGACCKCATCCCTGTGTTCTCTTGACTATATTTTAAttgccaaccatttcaacatRTAGCGACAGCGCCATGTTTTCTGAtctcaatggttgattattcaggtCACAGCTAGAACCACTTCACACACCGGCAGCAACCCGGGCATGTTTTGAGGAATGTACCATGATTCTTGTCGGAAAGGTGGTTTCTTTTATACTGTTGAGTAGGAAACAGGGGCGGCGTTCGATTGACGCTCAATGTAAATGGCTGTGCTCACGGGATTGGTTAGGTCTACTGTGACCTAGCTTGTAACGAACACGCTTATGATCTGAAAAAAAGCCATTATTCTCCATTATAGAAGTGCTAACATGCCATATTTCATCTCTCCTCACAATTGTTTCAATTTAATTTCATATACGTTctacaatatttagatgtaaaacTGGTAAAGCTTGGCCAATACTCATCAGTTCACGAAAAACATGTTATGTTTGATCTGCTCTGTGTTACATTACAATCCCAGTAAGTCAATGTTCTTGCAACATGGAAAATTTGTTCTGTGTTCCTAGTGTGATTCGCacatactgcctctgattgacCAATTCGTCAAACTGCTCCACTGGTCGCCTCTGCATCCGCCAGGACGttggagcgaagtacagagaaaACTACTTACATCCTGGCTCATATTTATTCATCTGAGCGCAGCTTGCCTACCCCCGCTTCAGTACCGCTATTTCTCtttagctccctctctctctaggcgCTGACTCACACCAATACTTATCACTTCATTTTTGGGTTAGCAGTGTGCGTGAAAAGGAGTAGACCCCCGCGGAAGCCAGTAGCTTATTCGTTTCGGCTTTATTCACGCGAACCGGCCCATGTAAACCCTgtggtgggagagaaagagagggggggggctatGATCCTCACCCAAAAGGGGCACGTCATGGCAGTGTGTTATGTGTCCATTTTTCCATTGTCCTCATCTGTTCCAAAAGAGAGAAAGACCCATGGAATATAGAtagatttaaataaaataaatgttatttgtcacatgcgccgaatagagacaggttacagtgaaatgctacttacaagccttaaccacaATGCTTTAAAGAATTTTATGAACAAAAAgtgttaagatttttttttaaataaagtaacaaataattacagcagcagtaaaataacaatagcgaggctatatacagtgggtaccggtacagagtcaatgtgcggggccccgttagtcgaggtaattgaggtaatatgttcatGTTGTTAGAGTTAACTTCtctggatatgtgggacggtagcgtcccactggCCAAAAGCCAAAAAATGTAGcgagccaaattcaaatatattactgtaaaaatcaatctcatgaaatcacacatgaaagacaccaaattaaagctacacatgttgtgaatccagccaacatgtctgatttcaaaaaggatttacagggAAAGGACACCAAACaatatgttagctcagtacatagccacagaaaaacacagccatttcccagcaacagatagtagtaacaaaaacagaaatagagataaatttaTCACTAacttgaacatcttcatcagatgacactcatatgacatcatgttacacaatacattatgtttgttcgataatgtgcatatatatccacaatctcggtttacattggcgccatgttcagaaatgcctccaaaatatccggagtaattacagagagccatgtcaaaacagaaatactcatcataaactaccactgttgtgtcatcggtaaacttgatgatggtgttcgagtcatgcctggccagcagtcatgagtgaacagggagtacaggagaggactaagcacgcacccctgaggtgccccgtGTTGAacatcagcatggcggatgtgttgttactacccttaccacctggggcgggcccgtcaggaagtccaggatccagttgcagaggaggtttTTAGTCCAGGGGCCTTAGCTTAgttatgagctttgagggcactatggtgttgaacgctgagctgtggtcaatgaatagaattctcacataggtgttccttttgtccaagtgggaaagggcagtatttttatttattttgtaattttcttttacccctttttcgtggtattcaattggtagttagagtcttgtctcatcgctgcaactcccgtatggcctcgggagaagcgaaggttgagagccgtgcttcctccaaacacaacccaaccaggccgcactgcttcttgacacaatgcccacttaacctggaagccagctgcaccattATGTCAGagaaaacaccgtacacctggcgaccgtgtcgcGCGCACTGTTCCCGCGCCGcctagtgcgtgatgggacaaggacatcgcctgccggccaaaccctcccctaacaacactggaccaattgtgcgccgccccatgggtctcccagtccggccagctgcgacagcctggactcgaacccagaatcctAGTGacacagccttagaccactgcgccactcgggaggcccggaaagggcagtgttgagtgcaatatttatcacatcgtctgtggatctgttggggcggtatgcacattggagtggcctagggtttctgggaaaatggtgttgatgtgagccatgaccagtctttcaaagcacttcatggctacagacgtgagtgctacggtcgtTAGTAATTTAGGTACATTACGTTAGTGTTCTTTGgcaagggactatggtggtctgcttgaaaaatgCTGGTATTacgactcagtcagggacaggttgaaaatgtcagtgaagactccagttggtcagcgcatgctcggagtacacgtcctggtatccgtctggccctgtgaccttgtgaatgttgacctgttcaagGTCTTACctacatcagctacggagagcgtgattacacagtcgccggaacagctgatgctctcatgcatgcttcattgttacttgcctcgaacgcgagcatagaagtagtttagctcgtctggtaggctcgtgtcactgagcagcttgCGGATattcttccctttgtagtctgtaatagtttgcaagccctgccacatccgacgagcgtcggagccggtgtagtacgattgaatcttagtcctgtgttgaagcttttgtctgtttgatggttcgtcggagggcatagcggatttcttataagcttccgagttagattcctgctccttgaaagcggcagcttctaccctttagctcaatgtggatgttgcctgtaatccatggcttctgcttgaggtatgtacgtacggtaactgtggggatgatgtcatcgatgcacttattgatgaagccagtgactgatgtgttgtactcctcaatgccatcggaaggatctcggaacatattccagtctgtgctagcaaaacagtcctgtagcttagcatctgcttcatctgactactttctattgaccgagtcactggtggcttcctgctttagtttttgcttgtaagcaggaatcaggaggatagaattatggtcagatttgccaatgaGGGCGAGGGAAAGTTTTGTACGCcgtctctgtgtttggagtaaagTTGAGTCTAGAGTTTTCCCCCTCTGGTGTGCACATTTTAACATGCtcggtagaaatgaggtaaacggATTTAAAGTTTCCCCCTAGCCATGATTCAAGAACATCCCACTGGGCCTCACCCTCCAGGCAGCGACCGCCTCTGTGTGATGAGCGGTTTCGACTGCCATCGTttacttatggccgtatacagctcattgagttgtgcggtcttagtgccagtatcggtttgtggtggtatatagacagctacgaaaaatacagatgaaaactctcttggtaaatagtgtggtctaaagCKTATCATGAGagactctacctcaggcgagcaaaacctggagacttccttagattttgtgcaccagctgttgtttacaaatatacatagaccgccaccgcttgtcttaccagaggccgctgttctagATAGAGCTTGTATGTATgtgtacttttgtacctgtgcaTAATATGGTAGCAGTGACTGTGACTACCAGACCATAGAacatatcctccctccctccctcctcctgctccatTGTCCCAACTCCCTCTCTTACCTCAGTCAGTGatctctccacctccccctgTGCCTCCCTCGGGGCTGCCTGTGTAACAGATATGCCAGTTGAAGCAGCAGGCTAACAGCTCCAGCTAACAGCTTTAGCCACTCAACCCTGATGGATAAGCTACTACTCCCTGCCCCCTGTAATCAATACTGGTCTACCCAGAGTATTGGGAGGCCCATAGCATTGTATCCAAAGTGATATGCTCTGTTTCAGCTTTCGAAACAGTGGCAAAAGCACTCTGAACCCAGCCTGGCATACAAactgatatatgtgtgtgtgtcggagcGTAGGGCCCTCCTACTGTGTGTGTTGATTTTCAAACggagcacacacgcacgcacgcacacgcacacacgcacacacacacacacagatcaggcAGCTCACTCCATTTGGACACGGAATTATATTTTGAAATGCTgctttgtgtgtgttcatttcaAAACTGAACGGATCAATGGAAGAATAGAAGTTGAGTAATTGTTTTGCAACAGTGTAACAAGTCAGATTGCTAGTGATGGGGTTTTGATGTTATCTGTGTTGTTAGGTTTGGCGGTTGGAGGAATTAGTTGGTCTTTTGTATGTTATTTGCTGACATGCCATCCTAATAATGAGGGTCGGGCTCAGTAACAGTACATTTCAGCACTAGGACATACTAgcacagacgtgtgtgtgtgtgtgtgtgtgtgtgtgtgtgtgtgtgtgtgtgtgtgtgtgtgggaagtaACAGAGGGTACTATAGGAGTAAGCAGGGGGTACTATAGGAGTAACAGAAGGGTACTATAGGAGTAACAGAGGGTACTATAGGAGTAACAGGGGGGTACTATAGGAGTAACAGAGGGTACTATAGGAGTAACAGAGGTACTATATAGGAGTAACAGGGGGTATATATGGAGTAACAGGGGTACTATAGAGTAACAGAGGGTACTATAGGAGATAACAGAGGGTACTATAGGAGTAAGCAGGGTACTATAGGAGTTGAACAGGGGTACTATAGGAGTAATCAGGGGGTTACTATAGGATAAGGTACTTAGACAGGGGGTACTATNNNNNNNNNNNNNNNNNNNNNNNNNNNNNNNNNNNNNNNNNNNNNNNNNNNNNNNNNNNNNNNNNNNNNNNNNNNNNNNNNNNNNNNNNNNNNNNNNNNNNNNNNNNNNNNNNNNNNNNNNNNNNNNNNNNNNNNNNNNNNNNNNNNNNNNNNNNNNNNNNNNNNNNNNNNNNNNNNNNNNNNNNNNNNNNNNNNNNNNNNNNNNNNNNNNNNNNNNNNNNNNNNNNNNNNNNNNNNNNNNNNNNNNNNNNNNNNNNNNNNNNNNNNNNNNNNNNNNNNNNNNNNNNNNNNNNNNNNNNNNNNNNNNNNNNNNNNNNNNNNNNNNNNNNNNNNNNNNNNNNNNNNNNNNNNNNNNNNNNNNNNNNNNNNNNNNNNNNNNNNNNNNNNNNNNNNNNNNNNNNNNNNNNNNNNNNNNNNNNNNNNNNNNNNNNNNNNNNNNNNNNNNNNNNNNNNNNNNNNNNNNNNNNNNNNNNNNNNNNNNNNNNNNNNNNNNNNNNNNNNNNNNNNNNNNNNNNNNNNNNN
Coding sequences within:
- the LOC139028950 gene encoding octapeptide-repeat protein T2-like, translated to MAVETAHHTEAVAAWRGEAEARQERQRSGGRETARKTRRRQREKRSEAEERQRSEAEEREKEARERREGGRGEQRSGQRKAEKRGRGEAEKRGRGEVREAKAEERQRSKAEERQEVGREGKEAEKQGRGGGREAGRRQQRRGRREAEKRGEKRGEKRHRSKAEERAGKRGGNK